Genomic window (Pseudomonas xantholysinigenes):
AGGTCGCTGCCCGGCACGGTGGTTTCCAGGGTCAGGCTCTGCGAGTGACCACGGGTAGCCAGCACGCCCTTGTTCAGGGTCGACTCGGACCAGCCGATCGAGGCCTTGAAGTTCAGGAAGCTGTCGCCTTCGTCCTGGATGAACTTGAAGATCTCATCGACGGTGTAGCGCCCGGTCTTCAGTTTGTCCTGCTGCACGGTCAGGCCGTAGGTCAGGCGCGAGGTTTCGCTGATCGGGTAGCCGAGGCTGACGCCGGCACCGAGGCTGTCCACCGCATAGCTGGCCACGTCAACGTCGAGGTCGTCGTAGTCGGTGCTGCGATAGAAGGCGTTGTAGCCCAGGCTCACACCGTCGGCGGTGAAGTAGGGGTCGACGAAGCCGAAGTTGTAGCGGGTCTGGTATTCCGAACGGGTCAGGCCGATGGAGACCTTGTTACCCGAACCCAGGAAGTTGCTCTGGCTGATCGAGCCACCGAGGATCAAGCCGGCGCTCTGGGCGAAGCCGACGCTGGCGGTGATCGAACCGGAAGCCTGCTCCTCGACGCTGTAGTTGACGTCGACCTGGTCGTCGGTGCCTGGCACCGGCGGGGTCTCGACGTTGACTTCCTTGAAGAAGCCCAGGCGCTCGAGGCGGGTCTTGGATTGGTCGATCAGGTAGGTCGAGGCCCAGCCGCCTTCCATCTGGCGCATCTCGCGACGCAGCACCTGGTCTTCGGTCTTGGTGTTGCCGCGGTAGTTGATGCGGTTGACGTAGGCGCGCTTGCCCGGGTCGACGACGAACATGATATCGACGGTGTGGTCTTCGTCGTGCGCCTGCGGCACGCCGTTGACGTTGGCGAAGGTGTAGCCTTCGTTACCCAGGCGACGGGTGATCAGGTCGGACGTGGTGGTCATCACCTTGCGCGAGAACACCTGGCCCGGCTGTACCAGCAGCAGCGACTTGACCTGGTCTTCCGGCACCTTGAGGTCACCGGACAGCTTCACGTCGCGAACGGTGTACTTCTCGCCTTCGTTGATGTTGACGGTGATGTAGACGTGCTTCTTGTCCGGGGTGATCGACACCTGGGTGGAAGCGATGTCCATGTTGATGTAGCCACGGTCCAAGTAGTAGGAACGCAGGCGCTCCAGGTCACCGGAGAGTTTTTCACGGGCGTACTTGTCGTCGTTCTTGAAGAACGACAGCCAGTTGGTGGTCTTGAGCTCGAACAGCTGGCCAAGGGTCTCGTCGTCGAAGACCGTGTTGCCCACCACGTTGATGTGCTGGATCGCGGCCACGGTGCCTTCGTTGATCTTGATCTTCAGGCCGACGCGGTTGCGCGGCTGCGGCACGACCTCGGCGTCGACCTCGGCCGAGTAGCGGCCCTGGGCCACGTACTGGCGCTGCAGTTCGTTACGCACGCCTTCGAGGGTCGCGCGCTGGAAGATCTCGCCTTCGGCCAGGCCCGACTGCTTCAGGCCTTTCATCAGGTCTTCGGTGCTGATCGCCTTGTTGCCTTCGATCTCGATGCTCGACACCGACGGGCGCTCGACCACGTTGATGATCAGGACATTGCCGTCGCGGTTCAGCTGGATGTCCTGGAAGAAGCCGGTCTTGAACAGCGAGCGGGTCGAATCGACCAGGCGGCGGTCGTCGACCTGGTCGCCGACGTTCAGCGGCAAGGCGCCGAACACGCTGCCGGCGGAGACCCGCTGCAAGCCGTTGACACGAATATCGGAGATGGTGAAGGACTCGGCGTGAACTTCAGCGATCATCAGTGCGGAGAGCACCGCAGTTAGCAGCAGACGTTTCATGAAGTCCTTTTATTCCAACTGGCAATAAACAACCCGCCGCGGCAAGGCGGCAGGTTTTCGCGATTGAGCGAAGCTTTTTATAGTCGACCCAGATCGTTGATCAGGGCGAGCAACATCACCCCGACGACCAAACTGATACCGATCTGGACCCCCCAACCCTGCACCCGATCCGAGAGCGGACGACCGCGCGCCCACTCGATCAGGTAAAACAGCAAATGCCCCCCATCCAGTACTGGGATGGGCAGCAAGTTCAGAACCCCCAGGCTTATGCTCAGATAGGCCAGGAAATTCAGGAAATCCCCGACGCCCGACTGGGCTGAAGCGCCCGCCACTTTAGCAATGGTTATCGGTCCGCTCAAGTTTTTTACCGAGAGCTCCCCGAACAGCATTTTCTTCAGCGATTCGAGGGTCAGGACGCTCATGTTCCAGGTGCGGGAAAGCCCCTCGCCAACCGCTTCCAACGGCCCATAGCTGACCTCGCGAAGCATCTGCGCCGGCCACTGCGTGGCCTTGACGCCCGCCCCCAGGTAGCCACCGGAGGCCTGCCCTTCGCCCTTGCGGGCCAGCGTCACCGGCACCTCGAGCGTGGCGCCGTCACGCTCGACACGCAGGCTCACCTGGCGCTCCGGGCGGGCGCGCACCGCGTCGACCACTTGCTGCCAGTCGGCCAGGGCCACGCCGTCCAGGGCCAGCAGCTTGTCGCCGGTCTTCAGCCCAGCGGCCGCCGCCGGCCCCTTGGGATCGATCTCGGCCAGTACCGGCGCGACCGCCGGGCGCCATGGGCGCAGGCCAAGGGACTGGATCGGATCGGGCTCATCGACACCCTTGAGCCAGTGGCTAAGCTGGATGTCATGCTGGCGCTCGCTGGTCGCGCCCTCGTCGATCACCCCCACCCGCAGGGTGCCGCTCTCGCCAAGGCGGCGCACCAGTTGCAAGTTGACCGCAGACCAACCGGTGGTCGGCTCGCCATCGATGGAAACAATTTCCTGGCCAACATTCAGACCGGCGGTTGCCGCCAGGCTGCCCGCCTCCACCGCGCCGATGACCGGTCGCACCTGCTGCGAACCGAGCATGGCGACCACCCAGAAGAACAGGATGGCAAGCAGGAAGTTGGCGATCGGACCGGCGGCGACAATGGCGATGCGCTGGCGCACCGACTTGCGATTGAACGCTTGTTCGAGCAGCGCAGGTGGCACATCGCCCTCGCGCTCGTCGAGCATCTTGACGTAGCCGCCCAGGGGAATCGCCGCGACTACGAATTCGGTGCCCTGGCGGTCATGCCAGCGCAGCAGCGGTGTGCCGAAGCCCACCGAGAAACGCAGCACCTTGACCCCGCAACGCCGCGCCACCCAGAAGTGGCCGAACTCGTGGAAGGTGACCAGCACACCCAACGCAATCAGGGTACCGATGATCATGTAGAGCGCAGTCATGTCCAATCTCCGGGTGACGGTCGGCGGAGCCGGCCGCTGGCGTCAGCGGCCGTGGCGCCGCAACCACTCCCGGGACAGTTCCCGGGCACGTTGGTCGGCGGCGAACACCGCCTCGAGCGTGGGCAGTGCGACCACCGGTTCCTGATCGAGTACCTGCTCGATCATACTCGCGATCTCCGGGAAGCGGATGCGCCCACCCAGGAACGCCTCCACTGCCACTTCGTTGGCGGCGTTGAGCACCGCCGGCGCACTGTTGCCTGCCTCGGCAGCCTGACGCGCCAGGCGCAGGCAAGGGAAGCGCTGTTCGTCGGGGGCCTGGAAATCCAGACGGGCGATGGCGAACAGGTCCAGCGGCGCGACGCCCGAATCGATACGCTCCGGCCAGGCCAGGGCGTTGGAAATCGGCGTGCGCATGTCCGGGTTGCCCAGCTGGGCGAGCACCGAACCGTCGATGTAGTCGACCAACGAGTGAATGACGCTCTGCGGGTGCACCACCACTTCCACCTGCGACGGCTTGGCATCGAACAACCAGCACGCCTCGATCAGTTCCAGGCCCTTGTTGAGCATGCTCGCCGAATCGACGGAAATTTTCCGGCCCATGGACCAGTTGGGGTGGGCGCACGCCTGCTCGGGCGTGACATTCAGCAACGCCTCGGCCGGGGTATCGCGGAACGGGCCACCGGAGGCGGTCAGCAGGATCCGCCGCACCCCCACGTTACCCAGGCCACGGGCGAAGTCGCCAGGCATGCACTGGAAGATCGCGTTGTGCTCGCTGTCGATTGGCAACAGCACCGAACCACTGCGGCGTACCGCATCCATGAACAAGGCCCCGGACATCACCAGGGCCTCCTTGTTGGCCAGCAGTACCTTCTTGCCCGCCTCGACTGCCGCCAGGGTCGAACCCAGGCCGGCAGCGCCGACAATGGCCGCCATCACCGCATCCACTTCCGACGCAGCGGCCACTTGGCAGAGCCCGGCCTCGCCTTCCAGCACCTCGGT
Coding sequences:
- the bamA gene encoding outer membrane protein assembly factor BamA; protein product: MKRLLLTAVLSALMIAEVHAESFTISDIRVNGLQRVSAGSVFGALPLNVGDQVDDRRLVDSTRSLFKTGFFQDIQLNRDGNVLIINVVERPSVSSIEIEGNKAISTEDLMKGLKQSGLAEGEIFQRATLEGVRNELQRQYVAQGRYSAEVDAEVVPQPRNRVGLKIKINEGTVAAIQHINVVGNTVFDDETLGQLFELKTTNWLSFFKNDDKYAREKLSGDLERLRSYYLDRGYINMDIASTQVSITPDKKHVYITVNINEGEKYTVRDVKLSGDLKVPEDQVKSLLLVQPGQVFSRKVMTTTSDLITRRLGNEGYTFANVNGVPQAHDEDHTVDIMFVVDPGKRAYVNRINYRGNTKTEDQVLRREMRQMEGGWASTYLIDQSKTRLERLGFFKEVNVETPPVPGTDDQVDVNYSVEEQASGSITASVGFAQSAGLILGGSISQSNFLGSGNKVSIGLTRSEYQTRYNFGFVDPYFTADGVSLGYNAFYRSTDYDDLDVDVASYAVDSLGAGVSLGYPISETSRLTYGLTVQQDKLKTGRYTVDEIFKFIQDEGDSFLNFKASIGWSESTLNKGVLATRGHSQSLTLETTVPGSDLSFYKLDYRGQLFKPINNDYTLRLHTELGYGDGFGSTSGLPFYENYYAGGFNSVRGFKDSTLGPRSTPSRGAAVTGNQGTIADPDQDPLPFGGNVLVQGGVELLFPLPFVKDQRSLRTSVFWDVGNVFDTNCGSKPDCTKVGFSDMASSVGLGVTWITALGPLSFSLAMPIKKPDDADTQVFQFSLGQTF
- the rseP gene encoding sigma E protease regulator RseP, which codes for MTALYMIIGTLIALGVLVTFHEFGHFWVARRCGVKVLRFSVGFGTPLLRWHDRQGTEFVVAAIPLGGYVKMLDEREGDVPPALLEQAFNRKSVRQRIAIVAAGPIANFLLAILFFWVVAMLGSQQVRPVIGAVEAGSLAATAGLNVGQEIVSIDGEPTTGWSAVNLQLVRRLGESGTLRVGVIDEGATSERQHDIQLSHWLKGVDEPDPIQSLGLRPWRPAVAPVLAEIDPKGPAAAAGLKTGDKLLALDGVALADWQQVVDAVRARPERQVSLRVERDGATLEVPVTLARKGEGQASGGYLGAGVKATQWPAQMLREVSYGPLEAVGEGLSRTWNMSVLTLESLKKMLFGELSVKNLSGPITIAKVAGASAQSGVGDFLNFLAYLSISLGVLNLLPIPVLDGGHLLFYLIEWARGRPLSDRVQGWGVQIGISLVVGVMLLALINDLGRL
- the ispC gene encoding 1-deoxy-D-xylulose-5-phosphate reductoisomerase; the protein is MSAVQRITVLGATGSIGLSTLDVIARHPDRYQVFALSGYSRIDELLALCVRHRPVFAVVPSAEAAARLREGLAAAGCATEVLEGEAGLCQVAAASEVDAVMAAIVGAAGLGSTLAAVEAGKKVLLANKEALVMSGALFMDAVRRSGSVLLPIDSEHNAIFQCMPGDFARGLGNVGVRRILLTASGGPFRDTPAEALLNVTPEQACAHPNWSMGRKISVDSASMLNKGLELIEACWLFDAKPSQVEVVVHPQSVIHSLVDYIDGSVLAQLGNPDMRTPISNALAWPERIDSGVAPLDLFAIARLDFQAPDEQRFPCLRLARQAAEAGNSAPAVLNAANEVAVEAFLGGRIRFPEIASMIEQVLDQEPVVALPTLEAVFAADQRARELSREWLRRHGR